Proteins encoded by one window of Acetivibrio thermocellus ATCC 27405:
- a CDS encoding CotS family spore coat protein gives MQDLDKELSRIYDFDIDKIYPLKNYYVIETSEGKRILKSVNCSPERIMFVHGAKEHLYSNGFKNIDRYVCNKSKSPASFINGILYTVSESVEGRECDFNNRDDVIRASKTLAMLHKTSKGYIPPQNSIIRSDLGKLPEYFSKRLEEIKRTKKMAQRERNEFDYLVLEYIDYFYELGENALEKIHNSKYYDVVKKSQEERLFCHHDYTHCNIICKDLETSVINFEHCTFDLKVYDVANLLRRKMRKCNWDINEAMVIIDAYTSIEPISKEEFEILEIMLQFPQKFWRVVNRYYNSRRIKREKNFIARFNEVIEEIEYHKRFLNEFNKIVQ, from the coding sequence ATGCAAGATTTAGACAAGGAATTGTCCAGGATATATGATTTTGACATAGACAAGATTTATCCGTTAAAGAACTATTATGTTATTGAAACATCGGAAGGAAAGAGAATTTTAAAAAGCGTCAACTGTTCACCAGAACGCATAATGTTTGTGCATGGAGCAAAAGAACACCTGTATAGTAATGGCTTTAAAAACATAGACAGGTATGTGTGTAACAAATCCAAAAGCCCGGCATCATTTATAAACGGGATTCTTTATACAGTTTCGGAGTCGGTGGAGGGAAGAGAATGTGATTTCAACAACAGAGATGATGTGATAAGGGCTTCGAAAACACTGGCAATGCTGCACAAGACTTCAAAAGGATATATTCCTCCTCAAAACAGCATAATAAGGAGTGATTTGGGCAAACTTCCCGAGTATTTCAGCAAGAGACTGGAAGAAATAAAAAGGACAAAAAAGATGGCGCAAAGGGAAAGAAATGAATTTGATTATCTTGTTTTGGAATATATTGACTATTTTTATGAGCTGGGAGAGAATGCATTGGAGAAAATACACAATTCAAAATATTATGATGTGGTAAAAAAAAGCCAGGAAGAAAGATTGTTTTGCCATCATGATTATACTCATTGTAATATAATCTGCAAGGATTTGGAAACATCAGTTATAAATTTTGAACATTGCACTTTTGATCTGAAAGTATATGATGTGGCCAATTTATTGAGAAGAAAAATGAGAAAATGTAACTGGGATATAAATGAAGCGATGGTCATAATTGATGCCTATACATCCATAGAACCAATTTCAAAAGAAGAGTTTGAGATTTTGGAAATCATGCTTCAGTTTCCCCAGAAATTCTGGAGAGTGGTTAACAGATACTACAACAGCAGACGCATAAAAAGGGAAAAGAACTTTATTGCAAGGTTTAACGAAGTAATTGAGGAAATTGAGTATCATAAAAGATTTTTAAATGAATTCAATAAAATTGTTCAATAA
- a CDS encoding formate--tetrahydrofolate ligase, with translation MLTDIQIAQSCKMKPITQVAAELGIDEEELELYGKYKAKLSDKLWERVKDRPDGKLVLVTAINPTPAGEGKTTTTVGLGQAMARIGKKAVIALREPSLGPVMGIKGGAAGGGYSQVVPMEDINLHFTGDMHAITAANNLLSAAIDNHIQQGNELNIDVRQIIWKRAMDMNDRALRNIVVGLGGKANGVPREDGFQITVASEVMAVLCLSTGLMDLKERLGRILIGYTYDGKPVFAKDLKVNGAMALLLKDAIKPNLVQTLENTPAIVHGGPFANIAHGCNSIVATRLGLKLADYCITEAGFGADLGAEKFFNIKCRYAGLKPDLVVLVATIRALKYNGGVKKENLGIENLPALEKGFVNLEKHIENIRKFQVPLLVAINHFDTDSEAEIEYVKNRCKALNVEVAFSDVFSKGSEGGIELAEKVVKLTETQKSNFKPLYDVNLSIREKIEIIAREIYGADSVNILPAAERAIKKIEELKMDKLPICVAKTQYSLSDDPTLLGRPQGFVITVREIKLSSGAGFIVAITGDIMTMPGLPKVPAAEKIDIDENGVITGLF, from the coding sequence GTGCTCACGGATATTCAAATAGCCCAATCATGCAAAATGAAGCCCATAACTCAAGTTGCGGCAGAGCTTGGCATTGATGAGGAAGAACTTGAGCTTTACGGAAAATACAAAGCAAAATTATCCGACAAGCTCTGGGAAAGAGTAAAGGACAGGCCTGACGGCAAACTTGTTCTGGTGACTGCGATAAACCCCACACCGGCCGGTGAGGGAAAGACCACCACCACCGTCGGACTGGGTCAGGCCATGGCAAGAATCGGGAAAAAAGCAGTGATTGCTTTAAGAGAACCATCTTTAGGTCCCGTAATGGGAATAAAAGGCGGAGCCGCCGGAGGAGGATACTCCCAGGTAGTTCCCATGGAAGACATAAATTTGCATTTTACCGGAGACATGCACGCGATAACCGCTGCCAACAACTTGTTGTCAGCCGCTATCGATAATCATATACAGCAGGGAAACGAGCTTAATATTGACGTAAGACAGATAATATGGAAAAGAGCAATGGACATGAACGACCGGGCGCTAAGAAACATTGTGGTGGGTTTAGGCGGCAAAGCAAACGGTGTGCCCAGGGAAGACGGTTTCCAAATAACGGTGGCGTCGGAGGTTATGGCTGTTTTATGCCTCTCAACCGGACTTATGGACTTAAAAGAGCGCCTTGGAAGAATACTGATTGGGTACACTTATGACGGAAAACCGGTCTTTGCAAAGGATTTAAAGGTAAACGGCGCAATGGCTCTGCTTTTAAAAGATGCCATAAAGCCAAATCTAGTTCAAACCCTGGAAAACACTCCTGCAATAGTGCACGGAGGTCCTTTTGCCAACATAGCCCACGGCTGCAACAGCATTGTTGCCACCCGGCTTGGTTTGAAACTTGCAGATTACTGTATCACAGAAGCCGGCTTCGGTGCCGACCTGGGTGCGGAAAAGTTTTTCAACATCAAGTGCCGCTATGCCGGATTAAAGCCTGATTTGGTCGTGCTGGTGGCCACCATAAGGGCTCTTAAGTATAACGGCGGTGTGAAAAAAGAGAATCTGGGAATTGAGAACCTTCCGGCACTTGAAAAAGGATTTGTCAATCTTGAAAAGCATATAGAAAACATCAGAAAGTTCCAGGTTCCGCTTCTTGTTGCCATCAACCATTTTGACACCGACTCCGAAGCTGAAATCGAATATGTTAAAAACAGATGCAAAGCCTTAAACGTAGAAGTTGCTTTCTCGGATGTCTTCTCAAAAGGTTCCGAAGGTGGTATAGAGCTTGCCGAAAAAGTTGTAAAACTTACCGAAACACAAAAGTCAAATTTCAAACCTCTGTACGACGTCAATCTTTCCATAAGGGAAAAAATAGAGATAATTGCCAGGGAAATTTACGGTGCGGACAGTGTCAACATTTTGCCGGCAGCCGAAAGAGCAATCAAAAAAATTGAAGAGCTTAAAATGGACAAGCTGCCCATATGTGTAGCCAAGACACAGTACTCCCTTTCCGACGATCCAACCCTTTTGGGAAGGCCGCAGGGGTTTGTCATCACAGTGAGGGAAATAAAGCTTTCCAGCGGAGCAGGATTTATTGTGGCAATTACCGGGGACATCATGACAATGCCAGGTCTTCCCAAAGTTCCCGCCGCAGAAAAAATCGATATAGACGAAAACGGAGTTATTACAGGTCTCTTTTAA
- the yabG gene encoding sporulation peptidase YabG, with protein sequence MGLKIGDIVSRKSYGSDILFKVVDIKYEKGRKIVVLKGICYRLEADAPETDLIVQPDSYVREYNARVNRAINEKLKSLNESLMREKTKKKFFRDAAKENNENFPRPGKVLHVDGDSDYLDTCMEEYRKLGMDAVGVYVKEKEQPLKIYNLLKEHKPDILVLTGHDGVIKSEKGYSDITNYRNSKYFVEAVREARRFDGNLDSLVIFAGACQSMFKKIIEAGANFASSPYRVLIHALDPVMVCEKIAFTSINQVISPQDVISKTITGVKGIGGIETRGKYRDGFPREPYNIK encoded by the coding sequence ATGGGTTTGAAAATCGGGGACATAGTGTCAAGAAAATCTTATGGTTCGGACATATTGTTCAAGGTGGTTGACATAAAATACGAAAAGGGAAGGAAGATAGTAGTATTAAAAGGTATTTGTTACAGACTGGAAGCCGATGCTCCTGAGACGGATTTGATTGTGCAGCCGGACAGTTACGTTCGGGAATACAATGCAAGAGTCAACAGGGCGATTAATGAAAAATTGAAAAGCCTGAACGAGTCACTTATGCGTGAAAAAACAAAAAAAAAATTCTTTCGTGACGCCGCTAAAGAGAATAATGAGAACTTTCCAAGGCCTGGCAAAGTGCTTCATGTTGACGGTGATAGTGATTATCTTGATACTTGTATGGAAGAATACAGGAAGCTGGGGATGGATGCCGTAGGGGTGTATGTGAAAGAAAAGGAGCAGCCTTTGAAAATATACAATCTTTTAAAAGAGCACAAGCCTGACATTCTTGTGCTTACCGGTCATGACGGTGTTATAAAAAGCGAGAAAGGATATTCGGATATAACAAATTACAGAAATTCAAAATATTTTGTTGAAGCGGTGAGAGAAGCCAGACGGTTTGACGGCAATTTAGACAGTCTTGTTATTTTTGCCGGTGCATGTCAGTCAATGTTTAAAAAAATTATTGAGGCAGGTGCAAACTTTGCAAGTTCGCCTTACAGAGTGCTTATTCACGCTCTGGATCCGGTAATGGTATGCGAAAAAATAGCATTTACAAGCATAAACCAGGTGATAAGTCCCCAGGACGTGATAAGCAAAACAATTACCGGAGTCAAAGGTATAGGCGGAATTGAAACAAGAGGGAAATACAGAGACGGATTTCCACGGGAACCTTATAATATAAAATAA
- a CDS encoding Veg family protein — protein MMEKSTLLQIKRDIETCVGQKIQLKANKGRKKAFIREGIVENTYPSIFVVKFENDYDTVRRVSYSYTDILTKAVEITVCEDNRKIQVS, from the coding sequence ATGATGGAGAAAAGCACCCTGCTCCAAATAAAGAGAGATATAGAGACCTGCGTGGGGCAGAAAATTCAACTTAAAGCAAATAAGGGGAGAAAAAAGGCTTTCATTAGAGAAGGAATAGTCGAGAACACCTATCCCAGCATCTTCGTAGTTAAATTTGAAAACGATTATGATACAGTTAGAAGAGTGTCTTACAGTTATACCGATATTCTTACAAAAGCCGTAGAAATAACTGTTTGTGAAGACAATAGGAAAATACAGGTCAGCTAA
- a CDS encoding DUF3794 and LysM peptidoglycan-binding domain-containing protein: MSLELVRESTKVNYVVGEELAQTIVEHDIIVPDVNPDVARILLIDGEIREGDSEASQDRIHVDGTIYYKILYVSDDPEQSVKSINTSSDFSYTVDVANSRAGMKAKVKCDIEHIDYEILNGRKINAKTILRIYAKAVNDVEQEFVSDLRGIEDIQVLKDNVDIYCYLGENTVNCTSEEMLEVPAGKPAIKEILRNDVKIVGKDYRISDDKIIAKGDINILTLYIGDNEERSIQFMEHEISFTQFIDLPGISESSECEVDYRIKNATFIPQEDSDGELRILKAEVTVGLTAEATDKKNVEIVSDAYGLRSNIENERQAFKINRVVARNRSQVTLKEVVEFDGNSPDISEVFNVLCKPGLLECSAGDGYVNVEGIVKNNILYVANNTEQPVFAYSYEMPFSQRIELEGAKPGMRCDVDLEVDHYSYSVISANEVELRVVVDINARLMEQTDVSLITNVTETPAEDRSNEQYPSITIYFSQPGDTLWKIAKKYRTTVEDILRVNEFGADDVIGVGQQIIVPRKIS; encoded by the coding sequence ATGTCCCTTGAACTTGTTAGAGAGTCCACGAAAGTCAATTACGTTGTTGGTGAGGAATTGGCGCAGACAATTGTTGAACATGATATAATTGTACCTGACGTTAATCCGGACGTGGCAAGGATTCTCCTTATTGACGGTGAGATAAGAGAAGGGGATTCTGAGGCTTCACAGGATAGAATACATGTGGACGGTACTATTTATTACAAAATTCTCTATGTTTCCGACGATCCGGAACAGTCGGTAAAAAGTATAAACACTTCCAGTGATTTTTCATATACCGTTGATGTGGCAAACAGCCGCGCGGGAATGAAAGCAAAAGTAAAATGCGACATAGAACATATTGATTATGAGATACTGAACGGAAGAAAAATCAACGCAAAGACCATTCTCAGGATTTACGCAAAGGCTGTAAATGACGTTGAACAGGAATTTGTAAGTGATTTGAGAGGAATTGAAGACATACAGGTTTTAAAGGACAACGTGGATATATACTGTTATCTTGGAGAGAACACTGTTAATTGCACTTCCGAGGAAATGCTGGAGGTTCCTGCGGGAAAACCGGCCATAAAAGAAATACTGAGAAACGATGTAAAGATAGTGGGCAAAGACTACAGAATTTCTGATGACAAGATTATTGCCAAAGGTGACATAAACATACTTACGTTGTACATAGGGGACAATGAGGAGAGAAGCATTCAGTTTATGGAGCATGAAATCTCCTTTACGCAGTTTATTGACCTTCCCGGCATAAGTGAAAGTTCCGAGTGCGAGGTGGATTACAGGATAAAGAACGCAACCTTTATCCCTCAGGAGGACAGCGACGGTGAATTAAGAATTTTAAAAGCCGAGGTGACAGTGGGTCTTACGGCTGAGGCAACTGACAAGAAAAATGTGGAGATTGTGTCCGATGCATATGGCTTAAGATCAAATATTGAGAATGAGAGGCAGGCATTTAAAATCAACAGGGTTGTGGCAAGAAACAGAAGTCAGGTAACCTTAAAAGAGGTAGTGGAGTTTGACGGTAACAGTCCCGATATATCAGAAGTGTTCAATGTTTTGTGCAAACCTGGCCTGCTTGAATGCAGTGCAGGGGATGGATATGTCAATGTGGAGGGAATTGTTAAAAACAACATCCTCTATGTGGCAAACAATACAGAACAGCCGGTGTTTGCCTATAGCTATGAAATGCCTTTCAGCCAGAGAATTGAGCTTGAAGGCGCAAAACCCGGAATGAGGTGTGACGTGGATTTGGAAGTTGACCACTATAGCTACAGCGTGATTTCGGCCAATGAAGTCGAGCTAAGGGTTGTGGTGGATATTAACGCCCGATTGATGGAACAGACGGATGTATCCCTTATAACAAATGTTACTGAAACTCCTGCCGAAGACAGAAGCAATGAGCAGTATCCCAGCATAACCATATATTTCTCCCAGCCCGGTGACACTCTTTGGAAAATAGCAAAAAAATACCGCACAACGGTGGAGGATATTTTAAGAGTTAACGAGTTTGGTGCGGATGATGTTATCGGGGTGGGACAGCAAATAATAGTTCCAAGAAAAATAAGTTAA
- the ispE gene encoding 4-(cytidine 5'-diphospho)-2-C-methyl-D-erythritol kinase has protein sequence MESISLKAHAKINLSLDVIGKRQDGYHEVRMIMQSIALHDEVVIEKRAAGIKVECDKPWVPEGSGNIAYKAANLMMERYKIESGVGIKILKRIPVAAGLAGGSADAAAVIKGMNELFNLNADEAELMDIGKQVGADVPFCIKGGTMLSEGIGEKLTKIPSFEGVNIVLVKPKVGVSTAWVYSNLKLNEISSRPDTELLIKAIYEKNIGCLAQNMTNVLETVTIKKYGVINDIKNELLRLGALGSMMSGSGPSVFGIFENEKQACLAYEGLKNSEWECFVTQTI, from the coding sequence ATGGAATCAATAAGTTTGAAAGCCCATGCAAAAATTAATTTGTCCCTTGATGTAATTGGAAAGAGACAGGATGGTTATCATGAGGTCAGAATGATTATGCAGTCCATAGCTTTGCATGACGAAGTTGTAATCGAAAAAAGGGCTGCAGGAATCAAAGTGGAATGCGACAAGCCGTGGGTGCCCGAAGGAAGCGGCAATATTGCTTATAAAGCGGCAAACCTCATGATGGAAAGGTATAAGATTGAAAGCGGCGTTGGCATTAAAATCCTAAAGAGAATTCCCGTGGCGGCAGGCCTTGCAGGGGGAAGTGCCGATGCGGCGGCGGTAATTAAAGGGATGAATGAACTTTTTAATTTGAATGCTGATGAAGCCGAACTTATGGACATCGGAAAGCAGGTGGGAGCGGATGTGCCTTTCTGCATCAAGGGAGGAACCATGCTCTCCGAAGGAATCGGGGAGAAGCTTACAAAAATCCCTTCTTTTGAGGGAGTGAATATTGTATTGGTAAAACCCAAAGTCGGCGTGTCGACAGCCTGGGTATACAGCAATTTAAAGCTGAATGAAATATCCTCAAGACCTGATACCGAACTTTTGATAAAAGCAATTTATGAGAAAAATATTGGCTGTCTGGCGCAAAACATGACAAATGTGCTGGAGACAGTTACAATAAAAAAGTATGGAGTTATAAATGATATTAAAAACGAGCTCTTGAGGCTCGGAGCTTTGGGAAGCATGATGAGCGGAAGCGGTCCTTCCGTGTTTGGCATATTTGAAAATGAAAAACAGGCTTGTCTTGCTTATGAAGGCCTTAAAAACAGTGAGTGGGAATGCTTTGTTACACAAACAATATAA
- a CDS encoding GntR family transcriptional regulator produces MAGKLSKVNLNNYKPLREVIFDTLREAIIAGELKPGERLMEVKLAEKMGVSRTPVREAIRKLELEGLVEMLPRKGAHVAELSVKDIMDVLEVRATLDGLATALAAERITDEEIKELEHVHSQFLNYANKDNLQGSIKKDVEFHELIYRASRNERLIQIANNLREQVQRFRVIYLKDYSNPRELIKEHQYILEAISTRDKAAAQEYAQRHINHQEAAIIKAIKNMKGGGGE; encoded by the coding sequence ATGGCGGGAAAGCTTTCAAAGGTAAATCTGAACAACTATAAACCTTTAAGGGAAGTAATTTTTGATACTCTCAGGGAAGCTATTATTGCAGGTGAGCTAAAGCCGGGAGAAAGACTTATGGAAGTCAAACTGGCGGAAAAAATGGGAGTCAGCCGTACGCCTGTAAGAGAAGCAATAAGAAAACTTGAGCTCGAAGGGCTGGTCGAGATGCTTCCTCGAAAAGGAGCCCACGTTGCCGAGCTTTCGGTTAAGGATATTATGGATGTTTTGGAGGTCAGGGCCACCCTTGACGGTTTGGCGACGGCTCTTGCGGCTGAAAGAATAACCGATGAGGAAATAAAGGAATTGGAACATGTACATTCGCAGTTTTTGAATTATGCCAATAAAGACAATTTGCAGGGTTCGATAAAAAAGGACGTGGAGTTCCACGAGTTAATATATCGGGCATCCCGGAACGAGAGGCTTATTCAGATTGCAAACAATTTACGCGAGCAGGTTCAGCGCTTCAGGGTAATATATCTTAAAGATTACAGCAATCCCAGGGAGCTGATCAAGGAGCACCAGTACATCCTTGAGGCCATCTCAACCCGCGACAAAGCGGCGGCCCAGGAGTATGCACAAAGGCATATAAACCATCAGGAGGCGGCAATAATAAAGGCGATAAAAAATATGAAGGGAGGTGGAGGGGAATAA
- a CDS encoding heavy-metal-associated domain-containing protein, giving the protein MEIATFNVPSVSCSACSSKIEENVRELKGITNVYSDLKSQQIKVEYNPSEISPQEIKKHIAQMGYEII; this is encoded by the coding sequence ATGGAAATAGCAACTTTTAACGTTCCTTCAGTTTCATGCAGCGCCTGTTCGAGCAAAATCGAAGAAAACGTAAGAGAACTAAAGGGTATAACAAATGTGTATTCCGACTTAAAAAGCCAGCAGATAAAAGTCGAATACAACCCTTCAGAAATAAGCCCGCAAGAAATAAAAAAACATATTGCCCAAATGGGCTATGAAATAATTTAA
- a CDS encoding chemotaxis protein CheX yields MAGDHLYAPFVESVKKVLKEKADIEICEEKFYTENKDVQSLGVACVVNFFGRIKGKFLIDMERDLAFALAKNIKGEDFDPEDEPMVLKPFQTLSKIIVNKAIEELNNLYSAKIEAAPPIVLKGKDALITVPKVEPVFVDCTTAFGKLRINVAIEEENLTGESYSKVFTDK; encoded by the coding sequence ATGGCAGGGGATCATTTATATGCTCCGTTTGTGGAAAGTGTAAAAAAAGTTTTAAAAGAAAAAGCGGATATTGAAATTTGTGAAGAAAAATTTTATACGGAGAATAAAGATGTCCAATCCTTGGGAGTTGCCTGTGTTGTTAATTTTTTCGGCAGGATAAAGGGAAAATTTTTGATTGACATGGAAAGGGACTTGGCTTTTGCGTTGGCAAAAAACATAAAGGGAGAGGATTTTGATCCTGAAGACGAACCTATGGTGTTGAAGCCTTTTCAGACACTGAGCAAAATTATTGTGAATAAAGCCATAGAAGAACTGAACAATTTATATTCTGCAAAAATCGAGGCGGCACCGCCCATAGTTTTAAAAGGGAAAGACGCTCTTATCACTGTTCCGAAGGTTGAACCTGTGTTTGTTGATTGTACCACCGCTTTCGGCAAACTTAGAATCAATGTTGCCATAGAAGAAGAAAACCTGACTGGAGAATCATATTCCAAGGTTTTTACTGACAAGTAG
- a CDS encoding AAA family ATPase, with amino-acid sequence MWFDRFLSIYKAGISHEFILYFNIRDMVDNYRYIDRYIYDEFIKQRGFSIVAFYDISRGLSFLDPAMEREFNKITANEAIGLKRVLPSKIFPYIDIALKSTKMFLFIEHAEKIIPAGDTASMSLEERMALIWLCEWSNDPKISTVGSTIVMTANNLAEVSSEILNSSYRVEPILVELPDEEERRKYIEYLLKDENIKINITIDEFAKLSSGLSKKAIKDIKLKAEAEDVPISFEFIKEKKHSVLKKEYGDVLEFIYPEISFEDIGGMERAKNYLLKNIVEPIKKGDLRRVPMGILLCGPSGTGKTLLVNALAKSSGFNCVKIDMSRILGQYVGESEKNFKKCLLGAQSQNPVIVFVDEIDTAFRRGESGDNGVSRNIFSEFLQFTSNTNNRGKVIFIAATNRPDLLDPALKRAGRFDKKIPILLPEEDERAEIFKVMIKKYGFETDIEDFTPFAAKTENYTGAEIETVVRKAYEIANEDDVEGCVLTAEILNEAISRCRPSTQQVEFMTMLAIKECDDKDLLPERYRHYLDDRTKFDGDL; translated from the coding sequence ATGTGGTTTGACAGGTTTTTAAGCATTTATAAAGCCGGAATATCCCATGAATTTATTCTGTATTTCAACATCCGGGATATGGTGGACAATTACAGATATATTGACAGATATATTTATGATGAGTTTATAAAGCAAAGAGGTTTTTCGATAGTGGCATTCTATGATATTTCAAGGGGCCTTAGTTTTTTGGACCCGGCAATGGAGAGGGAATTTAACAAAATTACCGCAAATGAGGCCATAGGCTTAAAAAGAGTGCTGCCGTCGAAAATATTTCCATACATTGATATTGCGCTAAAGAGCACAAAAATGTTCCTGTTTATAGAGCATGCCGAGAAAATAATTCCTGCGGGAGATACGGCTTCCATGTCACTGGAGGAAAGAATGGCGCTTATTTGGCTTTGCGAGTGGTCAAATGACCCGAAAATCTCCACGGTAGGAAGTACAATAGTTATGACTGCAAATAATCTTGCTGAAGTGAGCAGTGAGATTTTGAATTCATCTTACAGGGTTGAGCCTATTTTGGTGGAGCTGCCGGATGAGGAAGAACGCAGGAAATATATAGAATATCTTTTAAAAGATGAAAATATAAAAATAAATATTACCATTGACGAATTTGCCAAACTTTCGTCGGGGCTCAGCAAAAAGGCCATAAAGGACATAAAACTGAAAGCTGAAGCCGAGGACGTGCCGATAAGTTTTGAATTCATAAAAGAGAAAAAACATTCGGTACTGAAAAAAGAGTATGGGGACGTCCTGGAGTTTATATATCCTGAAATAAGCTTTGAAGACATCGGAGGCATGGAACGGGCCAAGAACTATCTTCTCAAAAATATTGTGGAGCCGATAAAGAAAGGTGACTTAAGACGGGTTCCGATGGGAATACTTTTATGTGGGCCGTCCGGTACCGGGAAAACTTTGCTTGTAAATGCTCTGGCAAAGTCAAGCGGATTTAACTGTGTGAAGATTGACATGTCCAGAATACTGGGACAATACGTGGGAGAAAGCGAGAAGAATTTCAAGAAATGCCTTTTGGGCGCCCAGTCGCAGAACCCGGTAATCGTATTTGTTGATGAGATAGACACGGCCTTCAGAAGAGGTGAAAGCGGCGACAACGGAGTCAGCAGAAATATTTTCAGTGAATTTTTGCAGTTTACCAGTAATACAAATAATAGGGGCAAGGTTATTTTTATCGCTGCGACAAACAGGCCCGACCTTTTGGACCCTGCTTTGAAAAGAGCCGGAAGATTTGACAAGAAGATACCCATACTTCTTCCGGAGGAGGATGAAAGGGCGGAAATATTTAAAGTAATGATAAAGAAATACGGATTCGAAACGGACATAGAGGACTTTACACCTTTTGCGGCAAAAACGGAGAATTATACCGGTGCGGAAATTGAGACTGTGGTGAGAAAAGCTTATGAGATAGCAAATGAAGATGACGTTGAAGGCTGTGTTCTTACAGCGGAAATACTCAATGAGGCAATTTCGAGATGCAGACCCAGTACCCAGCAGGTGGAGTTTATGACAATGCTGGCAATCAAGGAATGCGATGATAAGGACCTTTTACCGGAAAGATACAGGCATTATCTTGATGACAGGACGAAATTTGACGGAGATTTATAA
- a CDS encoding PspA/IM30 family protein, with amino-acid sequence MGFFSRLGSLIRGFFGMFVGGLEENNPELLFEDIKNQINKARKEAEQQILEIQTNAEMIKIEMKNAEKNLAAIRARIEAAQRQGDKELLIELLMQEEEYQAAYETYKETHDNALREVENIRENYKIFESEMTAKLNELKTLKTQAKMAKLKENINSVNAKYTSKNNRIGNINQDIERAREIVNKKIARANAVESLNDANSELRIKKLDLNSARERAKARAEALLSGEQGFEVKEKTENKATN; translated from the coding sequence ATGGGTTTTTTTAGCAGACTTGGAAGTTTAATCCGGGGTTTCTTTGGAATGTTTGTCGGCGGACTTGAGGAAAACAATCCGGAGTTGTTGTTCGAAGACATTAAAAATCAGATAAACAAAGCACGTAAGGAAGCGGAACAGCAAATACTCGAAATCCAGACAAATGCGGAAATGATAAAAATTGAAATGAAGAACGCCGAGAAGAATCTTGCCGCAATAAGGGCAAGAATTGAAGCTGCCCAGAGGCAGGGTGACAAGGAACTTTTGATTGAGCTTCTCATGCAGGAAGAGGAATACCAGGCTGCTTATGAGACATATAAGGAAACCCACGATAATGCTTTAAGAGAAGTTGAGAATATACGTGAAAACTATAAGATATTTGAGTCGGAAATGACAGCGAAGCTCAATGAGCTTAAGACACTGAAAACTCAGGCAAAGATGGCAAAACTCAAAGAGAATATCAACTCGGTAAATGCCAAATACACTTCCAAAAACAACAGGATTGGAAATATTAATCAGGATATTGAGCGTGCAAGAGAAATTGTTAACAAAAAGATTGCAAGAGCCAATGCGGTTGAAAGCCTGAATGACGCCAATTCTGAGCTCAGGATTAAGAAACTTGACCTGAATTCCGCCCGTGAGAGGGCAAAAGCCAGGGCTGAAGCTTTGCTCAGCGGTGAGCAGGGATTTGAAGTTAAGGAGAAGACCGAGAACAAAGCAACAAATTAA